The uncultured Trichococcus sp. DNA window AGATGGATTGACGCCCCTATACTCGCTTGACTATGGGAGTGTGCGTGACTTTGCCAGTTGTGGCGCTTTATTTAAACAAAATTTAGATTATGCATTCTTGCAACATAGCTTTGTTATCAAAAATTTCGTCGATGTGCATTATGGCTATTCCAATAGCGCAAATCAATCAGGCGGCGAAAAGAAAGCACCTATTAAAAAGTGGGAAGAAGATGGCCTGTTGACAGTCGTTGACGAACCATCGTTGAACCCGCAACACGTTGTGGAGTGGTTTGTGATGGCTCGAGAATTGTATGGTGGCAACAAAATAATTGCCGACAACTACAAGCTGGATATCTTGAGACCTCTATTAGAAGCAGAAGGGTTCGAAGTTGACCCAATCAGAAGACCTCAAGCCATTCATCCTTTGATAGCGCCCAGGATTGAAGACGCATTTGCAAATAATAAAATCATTTTCGCGGATGATGACATGATGCGTTGGTACACAAATAACGTTTATGTGAAAGAAACTACTGTCGGAAAAGTATTCCTGAAAAAAGAAGCAGTGAAACGAAAGACTGATGGGTTTCAAGCGCTTGTTCATGGCATGTACCGGGCTAATGAACTGGATGAACAATCAGGATTTGTGCTAGGAGATATCGATTTTTAACATTTTAAGGAGGTGAGAAAATAATTTGGGCTTTTTGGATGCAATATTTAAAAGGAATTCAGAACTGGCTTTTATGTTTGACACAGAACTATTTGTTTCTTCGTCAGCGCGTATTCACATGAAGCATTTGGCGGTTGAGACTTGTGCTAATTTTTTAGCGCGGACCATCAGCCAATCAGAGTTTCGGGTAAAAACGAATGGTACGTATGTTAAAGATGAGCTGTATTACAAAATGAACGTCCGCCCAAACAAGAATCAAAGCGCTACTGAATTTTGGGAGCAAGTCATTATTAATATGATTTACGATAACGAAGTGCTGATCATTCAGTCAGATGACGAAGATTTGTTGATTGCAGATGATTTTACGCATAACGAGTATGCCGTTTATGAAGATACGTTTTCAGATGTCACCGTTGGAGATTATACATTCAAACGCGTATTTAAACAGTCGGAAGTGCTGCACATGCGCTACGCGAATAAAAATCTGCAGCCGTTGATTGATGGAATATACCAAGATTATGCGGAGCTGTTTTCGAGTGTTCTGAGTTCTCAGAAACGAAAGAATCAAACAAGAGCTACAGTTGATATTGATAACTCGGTTGCTAAGGATGAAAAGAAACTGGCGCAGTTACAAGTTTTTATCGATAAGCTTTACAAATCAATTCGAAAGAACACAGATGTGGCTATCGTTCCGCAGCAACCAGGCTTCGCATACAAGGAACATGCCAGTGGAACAGGCAATCAGAGTGTGGATGAGATCAACAAAGTAACGAACGGATTTTTGGATCAGATTGCGATGGCTATCGGGATCCCCGCGGGGCTTTTGCACGGTGACCTGGCAGGCGTAAAAGAAATGACGAAGAATTACACAGTATTCACCGTAAAGCCGATGTTGAAAAAAATTCGTGATGAATGCAATAGTAAATTCTTCACGATGAAAGAATACCTTTCCGGAAGCTTTGTTGAAGTTAAAATCGCTTCGTATGAAAGCATCTTTGATCTGGCTGTTGCAATCGATAAACTGGTTTCCTCCGGAACATTCAACCGAAGAGAAATCAGAGGTGAAGCTGGATTCGACACGCCTGATGGAGAAGAATTCGATAAATTCTACATCACTAAAAATTACATGGAGGAGGGGAAGGAAGACAGTGAGCAGAAAACTTAATACTTTAAAACAGAAAAATCCGATCCAGACTAGAATTTCAGTCGAATCGGAAAACGAAGAAAAAATTCAATTGCTGTTATACGGCGACATCGGTCAATACTATTCCTGGTCTGGAATTAGTTTGGACGGTGTCGTTTCTGCTTTGGCCGGAAAGTCGGCGGATACGATCGAAGTCTTCATCAATTCGTATGGGGGCGATATGTTCGAATCAATCGCAATCAAGAATTATTTGAT harbors:
- a CDS encoding phage portal protein → MKHLAVETCANFLARTISQSEFRVKTNGTYVKDELYYKMNVRPNKNQSATEFWEQVIINMIYDNEVLIIQSDDEDLLIADDFTHNEYAVYEDTFSDVTVGDYTFKRVFKQSEVLHMRYANKNLQPLIDGIYQDYAELFSSVLSSQKRKNQTRATVDIDNSVAKDEKKLAQLQVFIDKLYKSIRKNTDVAIVPQQPGFAYKEHASGTGNQSVDEINKVTNGFLDQIAMAIGIPAGLLHGDLAGVKEMTKNYTVFTVKPMLKKIRDECNSKFFTMKEYLSGSFVEVKIASYESIFDLAVAIDKLVSSGTFNRREIRGEAGFDTPDGEEFDKFYITKNYMEEGKEDSEQKT